Proteins encoded by one window of Modestobacter marinus:
- a CDS encoding Gfo/Idh/MocA family oxidoreductase, whose translation MTTTDPSAPPAPRRYAIVGTGHRAEMYVAALLGSHADVGRLVALCDPNRTRMAYYQRQFAAAHPGAAPLPAYAPEELDTLLERERPDTVIVASVDHTHADHISRALRAGHDVITEKPLTTDAAGCRTIADAVADSGRDLVVTFNYRYSPRNAAVRRLVAEGAIGDVTSVHFEWVLDSVHGADYFRRWHRDKALSGGLFVHKATHHFDLVNWWVDAVPETVFALGGLRFYGDANAKERGLGERPVRSHGAPDAGRDPFALDLAGNDRLRQLYLEAEAEDGYIRDQDVFSPGITIEDNMALLMQYAGGPVLSYSLNAHGPWEGYRVSINGTEGRIELSVVERAAVVAADDVIGGFGVAVDPSATPEQVPAAAGVRTEGTELVLQRRWEAAQRIEVPEGPGAHGGGDALLLDDLFRPGTRSDPLGQAAGWLDGVRSVLVGAAANQSLTTGQVVHLADFGIPLRPEAAAAPAGSTR comes from the coding sequence GTGACCACCACCGACCCGTCCGCGCCCCCGGCACCGCGTCGCTACGCGATCGTCGGCACCGGCCACCGCGCCGAGATGTACGTCGCGGCGCTGCTGGGCAGCCACGCCGACGTCGGCCGGCTGGTCGCCCTCTGCGACCCCAACCGAACCCGGATGGCCTACTACCAGCGCCAGTTCGCCGCCGCCCACCCCGGCGCGGCGCCGCTGCCGGCGTACGCGCCGGAGGAGCTCGACACGCTGCTCGAGCGCGAGCGCCCGGACACCGTCATCGTCGCCAGCGTCGACCACACCCACGCCGACCACATCTCCCGGGCGCTGCGTGCCGGGCACGACGTGATCACCGAGAAGCCGCTCACCACCGACGCCGCGGGCTGCCGCACGATCGCCGACGCCGTCGCCGACAGCGGGCGCGACCTCGTCGTCACCTTCAACTACCGGTACTCCCCGCGGAACGCCGCCGTCCGCCGGCTCGTCGCCGAGGGCGCCATCGGCGACGTGACCTCCGTGCACTTCGAGTGGGTGCTGGACTCCGTCCACGGCGCGGACTACTTCCGCCGCTGGCACCGGGACAAGGCGCTCTCCGGCGGCCTCTTCGTGCACAAGGCCACGCACCACTTCGACCTGGTCAACTGGTGGGTCGACGCCGTGCCGGAGACCGTGTTCGCCCTCGGTGGGCTGCGCTTCTACGGCGACGCCAACGCGAAGGAGCGGGGCCTGGGCGAGCGCCCGGTGCGCAGCCACGGCGCCCCGGACGCCGGCCGCGACCCCTTCGCCCTCGACCTGGCCGGCAACGACCGGCTGCGCCAGCTCTACCTGGAGGCGGAGGCCGAGGACGGCTACATCCGCGACCAGGACGTGTTCTCCCCGGGCATCACCATCGAGGACAACATGGCGCTGCTGATGCAGTACGCCGGCGGCCCGGTGCTCAGCTACTCGCTCAACGCCCACGGCCCGTGGGAGGGCTACCGGGTCAGCATCAACGGCACCGAGGGCCGGATCGAGCTGTCGGTGGTCGAGCGCGCCGCGGTGGTCGCCGCGGACGACGTCATCGGCGGGTTCGGCGTCGCCGTCGACCCCAGCGCCACGCCCGAGCAGGTCCCGGCGGCCGCCGGCGTCCGGACGGAGGGCACCGAGCTGGTGCTGCAACGCCGCTGGGAGGCCGCTCAGCGGATCGAGGTCCCGGAGGGGCCCGGTGCGCACGGTGGGGGAGACGCCCTGCTGCTGGACGACCTGTTCCGCCCCGGCACCCGGTCCGACCCGCTCGGTCAGGCGGCCGGCTGGCTCGACGGCGTCCGCAGCGTGCTCGTCGGCGCGGCCGCCAACCAGTCCCTGACCACCGGCCAGGTCGTGCACCTCGCCGACTTCGGCATCCCGCTGCGGCCCGAGGCCGCAGCCGCTCCCGCCGGGAGCACCCGATGA
- a CDS encoding ABC transporter substrate-binding protein, whose protein sequence is MTGGVLGLLLTTAACGGDDGGGAAADGGTTREDGPVTMRMSWWGSDTRHAATQELIDLYESQNEGVTVEGDFTGFADYWDRLATSTAGGDAPCLMQQDTRYVREYADRGALLDLAPYIEDGTIDTSNLDQNVAETGMVEDATYAIPTGVNAFSLVVDPQAYAAAGVELPDDSSWTWDEMVDTAAQVTQATGGQVYGMQAMGLNGGDTNFEVYAREQGEALFDENGEIGFTAETLADWWAIEKEASQTGAEPPPATTVEVFNGGVDQALVATGGGASGFWWTNELPALTAGAGTELEFRQFPTVAGDGETGMYLKPAMFWAISSDCESPEEAAMLLDWLINSEDAVNIIKADRGLPVNTELREQIASTLDAPGQAAIAFVEEITPDLQEPPALPPQGAGEVQAILQRYTEQILFDQISVEDAAEQFMTEVESAIA, encoded by the coding sequence GTGACCGGCGGCGTCCTCGGGCTGCTGCTGACCACCGCGGCCTGCGGCGGCGACGACGGCGGCGGCGCGGCCGCCGACGGGGGCACCACCCGCGAGGACGGGCCGGTCACCATGCGGATGTCGTGGTGGGGCAGCGACACCCGGCACGCCGCCACCCAGGAGCTGATCGACCTCTACGAGTCGCAGAACGAGGGCGTCACGGTGGAGGGCGACTTCACCGGCTTCGCCGACTACTGGGACCGCCTGGCCACCAGCACCGCCGGCGGCGACGCCCCCTGCCTCATGCAGCAGGACACCCGGTACGTCCGCGAGTACGCCGACCGCGGCGCGCTGCTCGACCTGGCGCCGTACATCGAGGACGGCACGATCGACACCAGCAACCTCGACCAGAACGTCGCCGAGACCGGCATGGTCGAGGACGCCACCTACGCCATCCCGACCGGCGTCAACGCCTTCTCCCTGGTCGTCGACCCGCAGGCCTACGCCGCCGCCGGCGTGGAGCTGCCCGACGACTCGTCCTGGACCTGGGACGAGATGGTCGACACCGCCGCCCAGGTCACCCAGGCGACCGGCGGCCAGGTGTACGGCATGCAGGCCATGGGCCTCAACGGTGGCGACACCAACTTCGAGGTCTACGCCCGCGAGCAGGGCGAGGCGCTGTTCGACGAGAACGGCGAGATCGGCTTCACCGCCGAGACCCTGGCCGACTGGTGGGCCATCGAGAAGGAGGCCTCGCAGACCGGCGCCGAGCCGCCGCCGGCCACCACGGTCGAGGTGTTCAACGGCGGGGTCGACCAGGCGCTGGTCGCCACCGGTGGCGGCGCCTCCGGCTTCTGGTGGACCAACGAGCTGCCGGCGCTGACCGCCGGGGCCGGCACCGAGCTGGAGTTCCGCCAGTTCCCCACCGTGGCAGGGGACGGCGAGACCGGCATGTACCTCAAGCCGGCCATGTTCTGGGCGATCAGCAGCGACTGCGAGAGCCCGGAGGAGGCGGCCATGCTCCTCGACTGGCTGATCAACTCCGAGGACGCCGTCAACATCATCAAGGCCGACCGCGGGCTGCCGGTGAACACCGAGCTGCGCGAGCAGATCGCGTCGACCCTGGACGCGCCGGGTCAGGCGGCCATCGCGTTCGTCGAGGAGATCACCCCCGACCTGCAGGAGCCCCCGGCGCTGCCCCCGCAGGGCGCCGGTGAGGTGCAGGCGATCCTGCAGCGCTACACCGAGCAGATCCTGTTCGACCAGATCTCGGTGGAGGACGCCGCCGAGCAGTTCATGACCGAGGTCGAGTCGGCGATCGCCTGA
- a CDS encoding carbohydrate ABC transporter permease translates to MAATEKLPDRKKKQRPRWLAHTVLILGALLMLYPLLWMLSSSFKFTEDIFSQTGLIPERVTTGNYPEGWTALPRDFGHYIWNSLVIVAGSIIGNLLACSLAAYAFARLDFRFKKFWFAIMLGTMMLPIHVVIVPQYVLFSELDWINTYWPLIVPKLLATDGFFIFLMVQFIRGIPLELDEAARIDGCGHFAIFWRIVIPLSVPALATTAIFTFIWTWNDFFSQLIFLTDPEMYTVPVALRTFVDATSQTPWGPVFAMSIVALAPVFGFFLAGQRYLVRGIATTGLK, encoded by the coding sequence GTGGCTGCCACGGAGAAGCTGCCCGACCGCAAGAAGAAGCAGCGCCCGCGCTGGCTGGCGCACACCGTGCTCATCCTGGGCGCGCTGCTGATGCTCTACCCGCTGCTGTGGATGCTCTCGAGCTCGTTCAAGTTCACCGAGGACATCTTCAGCCAGACCGGCCTGATCCCCGAGCGCGTCACCACGGGGAACTACCCCGAGGGCTGGACGGCGCTGCCCCGGGACTTCGGCCACTACATCTGGAACTCGCTGGTCATCGTCGCCGGTTCCATCATCGGGAACCTGCTGGCCTGCTCCCTGGCGGCCTACGCGTTCGCGCGGCTGGACTTCCGGTTCAAGAAGTTTTGGTTCGCGATCATGCTCGGCACGATGATGCTGCCGATCCACGTGGTGATCGTGCCGCAGTACGTGCTGTTCTCCGAGCTCGACTGGATCAACACCTACTGGCCGTTGATCGTGCCGAAGCTCCTGGCCACCGACGGCTTCTTCATCTTCCTGATGGTCCAGTTCATCCGGGGCATCCCGCTGGAACTGGACGAGGCCGCCCGGATCGACGGGTGCGGGCACTTCGCCATCTTCTGGCGGATCGTGATCCCGCTGTCGGTGCCGGCCCTGGCCACCACGGCCATCTTCACCTTCATCTGGACCTGGAACGACTTCTTCAGCCAGTTGATCTTCCTGACCGACCCGGAGATGTACACCGTCCCGGTCGCCCTGCGGACGTTCGTCGACGCGACGAGCCAGACCCCCTGGGGACCCGTCTTCGCCATGTCGATCGTCGCCCTCGCGCCGGTCTTCGGCTTCTTCCTCGCGGGCCAGCGCTATCTCGTCCGAGGCATCGCCACCACGGGGCTCAAGTGA
- a CDS encoding carbohydrate ABC transporter permease codes for MPYLFLAPWFAGLLFITAGPIAASAYLSFTDYSLIGSPEWIGLDNFQRMFDDPRFYQSLKVTFIYVAVSVPLQLAFALFLAMVLDRGLRGLALYRSVYYLPSLIGGSVAIAILWRQIFGSDGLLNQVLRFVGFENPPGWVSNPDYALGTLIVLNVWTFGAPMVIFLAGLRQIPTMYYEAASLDGAGKARQFFQVTLPLLSPIIFFNLVLQTINAFQTFTQAFIVSGGTGGPADSTLFYTLYLYQRGFGNFDMGYASALAWFLLLIVGGLTAINFFAAKYWVFYGD; via the coding sequence GTGCCCTACCTGTTCCTGGCCCCGTGGTTCGCCGGCCTGCTGTTCATCACCGCCGGGCCGATCGCCGCCTCGGCGTACCTGTCCTTCACCGACTACAGCCTCATCGGCTCGCCGGAGTGGATCGGGCTGGACAACTTCCAGCGGATGTTCGACGACCCGCGCTTCTACCAGTCGCTGAAGGTCACGTTCATCTACGTCGCCGTCTCGGTGCCGCTCCAGCTGGCGTTCGCGCTGTTCCTGGCGATGGTCCTGGACCGCGGCCTGCGCGGCCTGGCGCTGTACCGGTCGGTCTACTACCTGCCGTCGCTGATCGGGGGCAGCGTCGCGATCGCCATCCTGTGGCGGCAGATCTTCGGGTCCGACGGGCTGCTCAACCAGGTGCTCCGGTTCGTCGGGTTCGAGAACCCGCCGGGCTGGGTCTCCAACCCCGACTACGCGCTCGGCACGCTGATCGTCCTGAACGTGTGGACCTTCGGCGCCCCGATGGTCATCTTCCTGGCCGGGCTCCGGCAGATCCCGACGATGTACTACGAGGCGGCGTCGCTGGACGGCGCGGGGAAGGCCCGGCAGTTCTTCCAGGTCACCCTGCCGCTGCTCTCGCCGATCATCTTCTTCAACCTCGTGCTGCAGACGATCAACGCGTTCCAGACGTTCACGCAGGCGTTCATCGTCAGCGGCGGCACCGGTGGACCGGCCGACTCCACGCTCTTCTACACGCTCTACCTCTACCAGCGCGGCTTCGGCAACTTCGACATGGGCTACGCCTCGGCGCTGGCCTGGTTCCTCCTGCTCATCGTCGGTGGGCTGACCGCGATCAACTTCTTCGCAGCGAAGTACTGGGTGTTCTATGGCGACTGA
- a CDS encoding Gfo/Idh/MocA family protein: MPEQSGPAGRVVLVGAHGHGRWHLQNLRRLAAAGDAHLVGICDPRPPDDELRALAGDVPVAASLDELLAATRPDVTIICTPIHTHTDLALTAARAGSAVLLEKPPTPTLAEFDRLVEGLEATGTACQIGFQSLGSAAIGRVRTLVEEGAIGTVRGVGGACAWVRDASYYDRASWAGRRSVDGVPVVDGALTNPFAHAVATALALTGATGAGALTSVEVELYRANPIEADDTSCLRVRTSDGLVVTIAATLAAEHPRDPVLVVHGSTGRITLSYKTGEVRLQGDAVEETTTHPGTDLLEDLLAHLRDRTRPLLVPPSATRSFMEVVEAVRCAPDPAEIPAGDRRAEGQGATAHQVVPGIDALVDRAAEELRLFSELGAPWARPPAVRQPAAVGVRP, translated from the coding sequence GTGCCGGAACAGTCCGGACCCGCCGGCCGGGTGGTGCTCGTCGGCGCCCACGGCCACGGCCGCTGGCACCTGCAGAACCTCCGCCGGCTGGCCGCGGCCGGCGACGCGCACCTGGTCGGGATCTGCGACCCGCGACCGCCGGACGACGAGCTGCGCGCCCTGGCCGGCGACGTCCCGGTGGCCGCCTCGCTGGACGAGCTGCTCGCCGCGACCCGTCCCGACGTGACCATCATCTGCACGCCGATCCACACCCACACCGACCTGGCCCTCACCGCGGCCCGGGCGGGCAGCGCGGTGCTGCTGGAGAAGCCGCCCACCCCGACGCTGGCCGAGTTCGACCGGCTGGTCGAGGGGCTCGAGGCCACCGGCACGGCGTGCCAGATCGGTTTCCAGAGCCTGGGGTCCGCGGCCATCGGCCGGGTGCGCACCCTGGTCGAGGAGGGCGCCATCGGCACGGTCCGCGGCGTCGGCGGTGCGTGCGCGTGGGTCCGCGACGCGTCCTACTACGACCGGGCGAGCTGGGCCGGGCGGCGCAGCGTCGACGGCGTGCCGGTCGTCGACGGCGCGCTGACCAACCCCTTCGCCCACGCGGTGGCCACCGCCCTGGCCCTGACCGGGGCCACCGGTGCCGGCGCGCTGACGTCGGTCGAGGTCGAGCTCTACCGGGCCAACCCGATCGAGGCCGACGACACCTCCTGCCTGCGGGTCCGCACCTCCGACGGGCTGGTGGTGACCATCGCGGCCACGCTGGCCGCGGAGCACCCCCGCGACCCGGTCCTCGTCGTGCACGGCAGCACCGGGCGGATCACGCTGTCCTACAAGACCGGCGAGGTGCGGCTGCAGGGCGACGCCGTCGAGGAGACGACGACGCACCCCGGCACCGACCTGCTCGAGGACCTGCTGGCCCACCTGCGCGACCGCACCCGGCCGCTGCTCGTGCCCCCGTCGGCGACCCGCTCCTTCATGGAGGTCGTGGAGGCGGTGCGCTGCGCCCCGGACCCGGCGGAGATCCCGGCCGGGGACCGGCGGGCCGAGGGGCAGGGCGCCACCGCCCACCAGGTCGTGCCGGGCATCGACGCGCTGGTCGACCGGGCCGCCGAGGAGCTGCGGCTGTTCTCCGAGCTCGGCGCCCCCTGGGCCCGCCCGCCGGCGGTGCGGCAGCCGGCCGCCGTGGGGGTCCGACCGTGA
- a CDS encoding PmoA family protein, with protein sequence MTLKALHQGHVPEEPAPAGTALTTLTVAGAVVATCWDGAGLPGALAPRPFLHPVTTLSGVPVTDAQPEDHRWHLGVSVTLQDVGGANVWGGRTYLRDEGYTWRADHGRQVHTGWAAQATDGFRETLDWQGPDGRTLLTEERTVRAAPAALPGAWTLELSTTLRNATDAPLELGSPATNGRSGAGYGGLFWRFPPVSGARVWSPEAEGEGAVHGSCAPWVAFAATGPAPFTVALAGADAATRADPWFVRVDDYPGLGSQLAAEHPVRLAAGEAVTRSFRALVADGTPDTASIGDALGTAPGQGGPR encoded by the coding sequence GTGACGCTCAAGGCCCTGCACCAGGGGCACGTCCCGGAGGAGCCGGCCCCGGCCGGCACCGCGCTGACCACGCTCACCGTGGCCGGCGCCGTCGTCGCCACCTGCTGGGACGGCGCCGGGCTGCCCGGCGCGCTCGCCCCCCGGCCGTTCCTGCACCCGGTCACGACCCTGTCCGGCGTCCCGGTCACCGACGCCCAGCCCGAGGACCACCGCTGGCACCTCGGCGTCTCGGTCACCCTGCAGGACGTCGGCGGGGCCAACGTCTGGGGCGGTCGCACCTACCTGCGGGACGAGGGCTACACCTGGCGGGCCGACCACGGTCGCCAGGTGCACACCGGCTGGGCGGCGCAGGCGACCGACGGCTTCCGGGAGACCCTCGACTGGCAGGGGCCGGACGGGCGCACGCTGCTCACCGAGGAACGCACCGTGCGGGCGGCTCCGGCCGCGCTCCCCGGCGCCTGGACCCTCGAGCTCTCCACCACCCTGCGCAACGCCACCGACGCCCCGCTGGAGCTGGGCAGCCCGGCGACCAACGGGCGCAGCGGCGCCGGCTACGGCGGGCTGTTCTGGCGGTTCCCGCCGGTCTCCGGCGCCCGGGTGTGGAGCCCGGAAGCCGAGGGCGAGGGCGCCGTGCACGGCTCGTGCGCGCCCTGGGTGGCCTTCGCGGCCACCGGCCCGGCGCCGTTCACCGTGGCGCTGGCCGGTGCCGACGCGGCCACCCGGGCCGATCCCTGGTTCGTCCGGGTCGACGACTACCCCGGCCTGGGCTCCCAGCTGGCCGCCGAGCACCCGGTGCGGCTGGCCGCCGGGGAGGCCGTCACCCGCAGCTTCCGGGCCCTGGTGGCCGACGGGACGCCGGACACCGCCTCGATCGGGGATGCGCTCGGGACGGCGCCGGGCCAGGGTGGGCCGCGATGA
- a CDS encoding LacI family DNA-binding transcriptional regulator, with translation MTTARESPTDRAAGATPARRSGPVLLAEVAAHAGVSLATASRVLSGSRSVGEPHRGRVLAAAQELRYTPNAQAQAVARGASNVVGLIIHDVLDPYFSSIAGGVMRQVEERELVVFLASTHSDVDRELEFVQTMRSHRVRALIICGSRTTDRAHNERLAHELEGYAAAGGQAAVISQDRLGTHAVVPQNRTGARALARELCRLGHRRFAVLAGPRGLLTSRDRLTGFREGLTAEGVDVAGLQVLHGEFTREGGESLAAELIAAGPLPTCVFAVNDVMALGALAAFRSAGVRVPEDVSLAGFDDIGPLRDVVPSLTSVHLPLEEMGARAAQLALDTGPQSTSQAIKVHAEVVLRDSTRRLG, from the coding sequence ATGACCACTGCTCGGGAGAGCCCGACCGACCGGGCCGCCGGCGCCACCCCCGCCCGCCGGAGCGGCCCCGTGCTGCTCGCCGAGGTCGCCGCGCACGCGGGCGTCTCGCTGGCCACCGCCTCCCGGGTGCTCAGCGGCAGCCGCTCGGTCGGCGAGCCGCACCGCGGCCGGGTGCTGGCCGCCGCCCAGGAGCTGCGGTACACCCCGAACGCGCAGGCCCAGGCGGTCGCCCGCGGGGCCAGCAACGTGGTCGGGCTGATCATCCACGACGTGCTGGACCCCTACTTCTCCAGCATCGCCGGTGGGGTGATGCGGCAGGTCGAGGAGCGCGAGCTCGTCGTCTTCCTGGCCAGCACGCACAGCGACGTCGACCGCGAGCTGGAGTTCGTCCAGACGATGCGCTCCCACCGGGTCCGTGCGCTGATCATCTGCGGCAGCCGCACCACCGACCGGGCGCACAACGAGCGCCTGGCCCACGAGCTCGAGGGGTACGCGGCGGCCGGCGGGCAGGCCGCGGTGATCAGCCAGGACCGGCTGGGCACCCACGCCGTGGTGCCGCAGAACCGCACCGGGGCCCGGGCGCTGGCCCGGGAGCTGTGCCGGCTGGGCCACCGCCGTTTCGCGGTGCTCGCCGGGCCACGCGGGCTGCTGACCTCCCGCGACCGGCTGACCGGCTTCCGGGAGGGCCTGACCGCCGAGGGGGTCGACGTCGCCGGCCTGCAGGTGCTGCACGGGGAGTTCACCCGGGAGGGCGGGGAGAGCCTGGCCGCCGAGCTGATCGCCGCCGGGCCGCTGCCGACCTGCGTCTTCGCGGTCAACGACGTGATGGCGCTCGGCGCGCTGGCCGCCTTCCGGTCCGCCGGCGTGCGGGTGCCCGAGGACGTCTCGCTGGCCGGCTTCGACGACATCGGGCCGTTGCGCGACGTCGTCCCCTCGCTGACCTCGGTGCACCTGCCGCTGGAGGAGATGGGCGCCCGGGCGGCGCAGCTGGCGCTGGACACCGGACCGCAGAGCACGAGCCAGGCCATCAAGGTCCACGCCGAGGTGGTGCTGCGCGACAGCACCCGCCGGCTCGGCTGA
- a CDS encoding M24 family metallopeptidase, whose protein sequence is MQDLGRPSAADRAVKRTRVLDLLRRTGHERLVLTSVGSLAWYLDGARPAVRLSAERGVVAVVVDADGDTVVVPANEADRLAAEELPADVRVRVTDWWAPLLGPELSPGSPGVLVEDDPVAAEGLRAARAGLLPAETARYRRLGRDAAETLTATALRLHPGMTEREAAARLGGELIARGADPVVVLVAGEERLPFRHALPTGGALGRRVMLVVCARRHGLIANATRWVALAPPTAAEADADARIRGVETAFLAASTPGRPLGEVFAAGASAYADRGFPADEWTRHHQGGPTGYWGRDPVATPDSAVPLAAGQAVAWNPSAAGVKTEDTLLLGEGGLEVLTTDGVWPATRDELGLLRPDVLVRC, encoded by the coding sequence GTGCAGGACCTGGGACGACCATCGGCCGCCGATCGGGCGGTCAAGCGCACCCGCGTGCTCGACCTGCTGCGCCGCACCGGGCACGAACGGCTGGTGCTCACCTCGGTGGGCTCGCTGGCCTGGTACCTGGACGGCGCCCGCCCGGCCGTCCGGCTGTCCGCGGAGCGCGGGGTGGTCGCCGTCGTGGTGGACGCCGACGGCGACACCGTGGTCGTGCCGGCCAACGAGGCCGACCGCCTCGCCGCCGAGGAGCTGCCCGCCGACGTGCGGGTCCGGGTGACCGACTGGTGGGCACCGCTGCTGGGCCCGGAGCTGTCCCCGGGCAGCCCGGGCGTGCTGGTCGAGGACGACCCGGTCGCCGCCGAGGGGCTGCGGGCCGCCCGGGCGGGCCTGCTGCCGGCGGAGACCGCCCGGTACCGCCGGCTGGGCCGGGACGCGGCCGAGACGCTCACCGCGACCGCGCTGCGGCTGCACCCCGGGATGACCGAGCGGGAGGCGGCGGCCCGGCTGGGCGGCGAGCTGATCGCCCGGGGCGCCGACCCGGTCGTCGTCCTGGTCGCCGGGGAGGAGCGGCTGCCCTTCCGGCACGCGCTGCCCACCGGGGGCGCGCTGGGCCGGCGGGTGATGCTGGTCGTCTGCGCGCGGCGGCACGGGCTGATCGCCAACGCGACGCGCTGGGTGGCCCTCGCGCCGCCGACCGCGGCCGAGGCCGACGCCGACGCCCGGATCCGCGGGGTGGAGACGGCCTTCCTGGCGGCGTCCACCCCCGGGCGCCCGCTCGGTGAGGTCTTCGCCGCCGGCGCGAGCGCCTACGCCGACCGCGGCTTCCCGGCCGACGAGTGGACCCGGCACCACCAGGGCGGCCCGACCGGCTACTGGGGGCGCGACCCGGTCGCCACCCCGGACAGCGCGGTGCCGCTGGCGGCCGGGCAGGCCGTCGCCTGGAACCCGTCGGCCGCCGGGGTGAAGACCGAGGACACCCTGCTGCTGGGCGAGGGGGGCCTGGAGGTGCTCACCACCGACGGCGTCTGGCCGGCCACCCGCGACGAGCTGGGGCTGCTGCGGCCCGACGTCCTGGTCCGCTGCTGA